Proteins found in one Streptomyces sp. NBC_00461 genomic segment:
- a CDS encoding tetratricopeptide repeat protein, translating into MRPTRPSMQELIRQRRRAGFVGRSDERAAFRANFDLPPEDERHRFLFHVHGNAGVGKTFLVRELEQIARERGALTAYVDESAGSVPEAMAAISRQLSGQGARFKELDRLLAAHRERRHEAEAALAALDPEPDGPSAVTATAVRVGLAGLGLLPGAGPFVGAVDAGQLAQGADRLRAGLSARFRNQEDVQIVLSPERVLTPVLLNELAEAADTAPWLVLFLDTYERTGPFLDGWLHDLMATERYGTLPATTMVVTAGQRPFGTARWGGFADFMTELPLGPFTEAEARDLLAGEGVVDEPVVAEVLRLTAGLPVLVSTLARTRPVDPGGVGDPSADAVERFLKWERDPVRRSVALACALPRRLDADVFRAVVDCPDDQLDALYGWLRGLPFVDERGARAQYHDVVRTPMLRLQRSRSPRGWTERHGRLADTFARWRQEAEEGLEPAEFRQEERWRELRLAESYHFLCATPRAALPTALEDFVTSCDHGDDTARRWARLLTEAGEDTDADAVRAWGRDLSEALAEGGIAEALRLLLSRARTDEPWRARAHAARGEALSRDGDNERALQEYDHALDLDPGLVRALRAKAVTLSQVRGDHRSALGLYDRVVALEPDNPWNIILRGEFHRLLRHSEEALRDLSEGIRLDPTSAFARASRGATRERLGRLDAALADFDRALELKPDYAWALGRRARVWRGLGDHTRQLADLDHALTLWPDWGWGHCERGDALRVAGRDTEALAAYDQALAVDPDYASAHASRGASLLNLGRHEEALASLDRALELNPDYPWAREQREAVLEAS; encoded by the coding sequence ATGAGGCCGACGCGGCCGTCGATGCAGGAGCTGATCCGGCAGCGCAGGCGGGCCGGATTCGTGGGACGGAGCGACGAACGGGCCGCGTTCCGGGCCAACTTCGACCTCCCCCCTGAGGACGAGCGGCACCGTTTCCTCTTCCACGTGCACGGCAACGCGGGCGTCGGAAAGACCTTCCTGGTCAGGGAGTTGGAGCAGATCGCGCGGGAGCGCGGGGCGCTGACGGCATACGTCGACGAGAGCGCCGGGAGCGTACCGGAGGCGATGGCGGCGATCAGCCGGCAACTCTCCGGGCAGGGAGCCAGGTTCAAGGAACTCGACCGCCTGCTGGCCGCGCACCGCGAGCGGCGGCACGAGGCGGAGGCGGCCCTGGCGGCCCTGGACCCCGAGCCCGACGGGCCCTCCGCCGTGACCGCGACGGCGGTCCGCGTCGGCCTCGCCGGACTGGGGCTGCTGCCCGGCGCCGGCCCCTTCGTCGGTGCCGTCGACGCCGGTCAACTCGCCCAGGGCGCCGACCGGTTGCGGGCCGGGCTCAGCGCGCGCTTCCGCAATCAGGAGGACGTGCAGATCGTGCTGTCCCCCGAGCGCGTCCTGACCCCGGTGCTGCTGAACGAACTCGCGGAGGCGGCGGACACCGCACCGTGGCTCGTCCTGTTCCTCGACACGTACGAGCGCACCGGCCCGTTCCTCGACGGCTGGCTGCACGACCTGATGGCGACCGAGAGATACGGCACCCTGCCCGCCACCACCATGGTGGTGACGGCCGGGCAGCGCCCCTTCGGCACGGCCCGCTGGGGCGGCTTCGCGGACTTCATGACCGAGCTGCCGCTGGGGCCCTTCACGGAGGCGGAGGCGCGGGACCTGCTGGCCGGTGAGGGAGTCGTGGACGAGCCCGTGGTGGCGGAGGTGCTGCGGCTGACGGCCGGCCTCCCGGTGCTCGTGTCCACCCTCGCCCGGACCCGGCCCGTCGACCCCGGAGGTGTGGGGGACCCGAGCGCCGACGCGGTGGAACGGTTCCTGAAGTGGGAGCGCGATCCCGTACGGCGTTCGGTCGCGCTGGCCTGCGCACTGCCGCGGCGCCTTGACGCGGACGTGTTCCGGGCCGTCGTCGACTGCCCGGACGATCAACTCGACGCACTGTACGGATGGTTGAGAGGCCTGCCGTTCGTCGACGAGCGCGGAGCGCGAGCGCAGTACCACGACGTCGTACGGACGCCGATGCTTCGGTTGCAGCGCAGCCGGTCCCCGCGAGGGTGGACGGAGCGGCACGGGCGGCTCGCCGACACATTCGCGAGGTGGCGCCAGGAGGCCGAAGAGGGCCTGGAACCCGCCGAGTTCCGGCAGGAGGAGCGCTGGCGGGAGCTGCGCCTCGCCGAGTCGTACCACTTCCTGTGCGCGACGCCGCGGGCCGCACTGCCCACGGCCCTGGAGGACTTCGTCACCTCCTGCGACCACGGCGACGACACGGCCCGGCGCTGGGCGAGGCTGCTGACCGAGGCGGGCGAGGACACGGACGCGGATGCCGTACGGGCGTGGGGCCGCGACCTGTCCGAGGCCCTCGCGGAGGGCGGGATCGCCGAGGCGCTGCGCCTGCTGCTGAGCCGGGCCCGGACCGACGAGCCGTGGCGCGCCCGGGCCCACGCCGCGCGGGGTGAGGCCCTCTCGCGCGACGGCGACAACGAGCGCGCGCTCCAGGAGTACGACCACGCCCTCGACCTCGATCCCGGCCTGGTGCGGGCCCTGCGCGCCAAGGCCGTCACGCTGAGCCAGGTCCGTGGTGATCACCGTTCGGCGCTCGGCCTCTACGACCGGGTGGTCGCCCTGGAGCCGGACAACCCGTGGAACATCATCCTGCGCGGTGAGTTCCACCGCCTCCTGCGCCATTCCGAGGAAGCGCTCCGCGACCTGTCCGAGGGCATCCGGCTCGACCCCACCAGCGCGTTCGCCCGCGCCTCCCGCGGCGCGACCCGTGAGCGCCTGGGCCGGCTCGACGCGGCCCTCGCGGACTTCGACCGCGCCCTCGAACTCAAGCCGGACTACGCCTGGGCCCTCGGCCGCCGCGCCCGCGTCTGGCGCGGCCTCGGCGACCACACCCGCCAGCTCGCCGACCTCGACCACGCCCTCACCCTCTGGCCCGACTGGGGCTGGGGCCACTGCGAACGCGGCGACGCCCTGCGGGTGGCCGGCCGCGACACGGAGGCCCTCGCCGCCTACGACCAAGCGCTCGCCGTCGACCCCGACTACGCGTCGGCCCACGCCAGCCGCGGCGCCTCGCTGCTCAACCTGGGACGCCACGAGGAGGCGCTGGCCTCCCTGGACCGAGCCCTGGAACTCAACCCGGACTACCCCTGGGCGCGCGAGCAGCGCGAGGCGGTCCTCGAAGCCTCGTGA
- a CDS encoding trypco2 family protein, which produces MPRGGHDEDWLDLADAIEVLRNQLSEAQRRGQGSPLRFVLGEITAEFEIELVRAKNGGGALRFGVVEADARRERSARSTQRVTLRLTPEQGGSGPVAVSDVE; this is translated from the coding sequence ATGCCACGGGGTGGGCACGACGAGGACTGGCTGGACCTGGCTGACGCCATCGAGGTACTGCGAAACCAGCTGTCGGAGGCGCAACGCCGGGGTCAGGGCTCCCCGCTGCGCTTCGTGCTGGGCGAGATCACGGCGGAGTTCGAGATCGAGCTGGTGAGGGCGAAGAACGGCGGCGGCGCGCTGCGGTTCGGCGTCGTGGAGGCCGACGCCCGCCGGGAACGCTCGGCGCGGTCCACCCAACGCGTGACCCTCCGGCTGACCCCGGAGCAGGGCGGCAGCGGGCCCGTGGCCGTGAGCGACGTCGAGTGA
- a CDS encoding tetratricopeptide repeat-containing serine protease family protein has protein sequence MQLKQVVKVRGAGFGTGYLIAPRLVLTAAHVTPPLHGRAEIVLPESDDSVPAVVRWRRHDDTVDAALLEIPADLDWPTPEPLRGPRGRRPQRWGRFVTGGTQLRVSLAGFPRQQRTSTVRDGETLISRGWEAPTGWVRPHGGTNPFEILDDAGTLAVDTKGLDYGRAAKTTSWSGISGAAVFPYGEELLLGVVRDDLRPSHGTRLAFTRSEDLLASAEFRAVVREATSVDPTPEPAELTGLLEPTPPKREVTSPTMLLRADAEVVSFHGREDTLTELVQWCVTDRDGLPSVRVLTGPGGQGKTRLARQLTARMRERGWVAGQVVREPLDLRVLRTVQRPQLLVVDYAETRPELVRELREQTERAGHTVRLLLLARSLGSWQIRATGALREIRLHALSPAAADRAHSFRTAARDLSRRLAEVTGETGVDWPGVADALPAARPQGSTRTETALTAQMAALAALLSRVRITPQDGEPLEAELLGHELKYWLESADGWGMGRREKSLLDVAVAAAVLCPVQDEREARETLARLLPDEPPSLRANIAAWLREVYPPSEDRYWGQLEPDRLAEYHASDQVIQDAGLLGRLFAHAPDHQRVQTLTVLARSAVAHVNEGRPDKARIVIDRLREALRSVPADVPLTAAMLRAHSDTLPEQSHVLREYALDVARELSRLCHATGDDPRALGERAWALHNLAERHLAVGDWEDAREAAGAAAAMRARTADDGATTHRTEWADSLLVLSRALSMTGRLMEAHQAGDQALALFRALAAEDGEEGEKREHGLVRALVNQSRVVWQLDPNAISFDQIARSDDHTDEAVRRARELADRHPDLDPLLLPDALVARGTSLWRFQRHAEALALSEEAAETARRLAGENPDAYTADLARALMGLAVDSSIASRPRGEPMALVQEAIGLLRPLARDLPAVHRSTLAQMLHNLAWEQSEAEDLAAAQESIAEAISHRRDLARDPYGTAVPALAQSVSALAYFHTDAGDHRAAVERFEEALDIYAAAPRPLSASNLKDRSGTALSLGLAYDALDRPTEALAALNQALDIRRRLSAYAPSLYAQGYAHTLHDSSDLYRRHDRQVAVRILLRQALPHYRRLSREDERGRQGLAFCLHDLGSSYAAAAWGVTAARAVPVLREAYELRVELSAQDPGHEVHLADTCAQLGRALMSTSRFHEAVRIAEHEVRLRRGLFGTDPAGQEQALYLALLRLAEGQAMTGHDAAAWQTALQAEEACRALTDSPGLPPVRIAFLLQRLARALSLCGRQDWRRAVRAVEPARRAVRICRGLVDQDPDQAQADLTWSLRVLATVLDRVGRHDEAVEAQLRKGA, from the coding sequence ATGCAGCTGAAGCAGGTCGTCAAGGTCCGCGGCGCGGGTTTCGGCACGGGCTATCTGATCGCGCCGCGGCTCGTCCTGACCGCCGCGCATGTGACGCCGCCGCTCCACGGGCGGGCGGAGATCGTTCTTCCCGAGTCGGACGATTCCGTCCCTGCGGTCGTGCGGTGGCGAAGGCATGACGACACCGTGGACGCCGCCCTGCTGGAGATCCCGGCCGACCTGGACTGGCCGACGCCCGAGCCGCTGCGCGGTCCCCGCGGCCGGCGCCCGCAGCGCTGGGGGCGGTTCGTGACGGGCGGCACCCAACTGCGGGTCTCCCTCGCGGGATTCCCCCGGCAACAGCGGACCAGCACGGTCCGGGACGGGGAGACGCTGATCAGCCGGGGCTGGGAGGCGCCCACCGGCTGGGTCAGGCCGCATGGCGGCACGAACCCCTTCGAGATCCTCGACGACGCCGGCACGCTGGCGGTCGACACCAAGGGACTCGACTACGGAAGGGCCGCGAAAACCACCTCCTGGTCCGGGATTTCGGGCGCGGCAGTCTTCCCGTACGGGGAGGAACTGCTGCTCGGCGTGGTGCGGGACGACCTCCGGCCCAGCCATGGCACCCGGCTGGCGTTCACCCGCAGCGAGGACCTGCTGGCCTCAGCCGAGTTCCGCGCGGTGGTCCGCGAGGCGACCTCCGTCGACCCGACGCCCGAACCGGCCGAGCTCACCGGCCTGTTGGAGCCGACGCCGCCCAAACGGGAGGTGACCTCCCCCACCATGCTGCTGCGGGCCGACGCCGAGGTCGTGTCGTTCCACGGCCGGGAGGACACGCTCACCGAGCTGGTGCAGTGGTGTGTGACAGATCGGGACGGTCTTCCCTCCGTCCGGGTGCTCACCGGCCCGGGCGGGCAGGGCAAGACCCGGCTGGCCAGGCAGCTGACGGCGCGGATGCGGGAACGCGGCTGGGTGGCCGGCCAGGTGGTCCGCGAGCCCCTCGACCTGCGGGTGCTGCGCACCGTCCAGCGCCCGCAGCTGCTGGTCGTCGACTACGCCGAGACCCGGCCCGAGCTGGTCAGGGAGCTGCGGGAGCAGACCGAGCGGGCCGGGCACACGGTGCGCCTGCTGCTGCTCGCCCGTTCGCTCGGCTCCTGGCAGATCAGGGCGACCGGCGCCCTGCGCGAGATCAGGCTGCACGCGCTCAGTCCCGCCGCCGCCGACCGGGCACACTCGTTCCGGACGGCGGCCCGCGACCTCTCCCGACGCCTGGCGGAGGTGACGGGCGAGACGGGCGTCGACTGGCCCGGCGTCGCGGACGCCCTCCCCGCGGCCCGCCCCCAAGGGAGCACAAGGACCGAGACGGCGCTGACCGCGCAGATGGCGGCACTGGCCGCCCTGCTGAGCCGGGTGCGGATCACCCCGCAGGACGGGGAGCCGCTGGAGGCCGAACTCCTGGGCCACGAGCTGAAGTACTGGCTGGAGAGCGCGGACGGGTGGGGCATGGGGCGAAGAGAGAAGAGCCTGCTCGACGTCGCCGTGGCGGCGGCCGTGCTGTGTCCCGTGCAGGACGAGCGGGAGGCCCGCGAGACCCTCGCACGACTGCTGCCCGACGAACCGCCGTCGCTGAGGGCGAACATCGCCGCCTGGCTGCGCGAGGTGTACCCGCCGTCCGAGGACCGTTACTGGGGCCAGTTGGAGCCGGACCGGCTCGCGGAGTACCACGCCTCCGACCAGGTCATCCAGGACGCGGGACTGCTCGGGAGGCTGTTCGCCCACGCCCCGGACCACCAGCGGGTGCAGACCCTCACCGTGCTGGCCCGGTCCGCCGTGGCCCACGTCAACGAGGGCCGCCCGGACAAGGCGCGCATCGTCATCGACCGGCTGCGCGAGGCGCTGCGCTCCGTGCCCGCCGACGTGCCGCTGACCGCCGCGATGCTGCGCGCGCACTCCGACACCCTGCCGGAACAGTCCCACGTACTGCGCGAGTACGCGCTCGACGTCGCCCGCGAACTGAGCCGTCTGTGCCACGCCACGGGAGACGATCCGCGGGCGCTCGGGGAGCGCGCGTGGGCTCTGCACAACCTGGCCGAGCGGCACCTGGCGGTCGGTGACTGGGAGGACGCGCGGGAGGCGGCCGGCGCCGCGGCGGCGATGCGCGCACGGACGGCGGACGACGGGGCGACGACGCACCGCACGGAGTGGGCCGACTCGCTGCTGGTGCTCTCGCGTGCCCTGAGCATGACCGGGCGCCTGATGGAGGCGCACCAGGCCGGGGACCAGGCCCTCGCCCTCTTCCGCGCATTGGCGGCGGAGGACGGCGAGGAGGGGGAGAAACGCGAGCACGGCCTGGTGCGGGCACTCGTCAACCAGTCGCGGGTGGTCTGGCAGCTCGATCCGAACGCGATCTCCTTCGACCAGATCGCCAGGTCCGACGACCACACCGACGAGGCCGTCCGGCGGGCCCGCGAGCTGGCGGACCGCCACCCCGATCTGGATCCGCTCCTGCTCCCCGACGCTCTGGTGGCACGGGGCACGAGTCTGTGGCGTTTCCAGCGGCATGCGGAGGCGTTGGCGCTGAGCGAGGAGGCCGCCGAGACCGCTCGGCGGCTGGCGGGGGAGAACCCGGACGCCTACACCGCCGACCTCGCGCGTGCTCTGATGGGCCTGGCGGTCGACTCCAGCATCGCCTCGCGGCCACGCGGCGAGCCGATGGCGCTCGTACAGGAGGCGATCGGACTGCTGCGCCCGCTGGCCCGGGATCTTCCCGCCGTCCACCGCTCCACACTGGCGCAGATGCTGCACAACCTCGCCTGGGAGCAGAGCGAGGCCGAGGACCTCGCGGCGGCACAGGAATCCATCGCGGAGGCCATCAGCCATCGCCGGGACCTGGCGCGCGATCCGTACGGGACCGCGGTGCCGGCCCTGGCCCAGTCGGTGAGCGCGCTCGCCTACTTCCATACGGACGCGGGGGACCACCGAGCGGCGGTGGAGCGTTTCGAAGAGGCTCTCGACATCTACGCAGCGGCCCCACGGCCGCTCAGCGCAAGCAACTTGAAGGACCGCTCCGGAACGGCTCTCTCACTCGGTCTCGCCTACGACGCGCTCGACCGCCCGACGGAGGCGCTGGCCGCCCTGAATCAGGCCCTCGACATCCGGCGCCGCCTCAGTGCGTACGCCCCCAGCCTCTACGCACAGGGGTACGCCCACACCCTCCACGACAGCTCCGACCTGTACCGCAGGCACGACCGGCAGGTCGCGGTACGCATCCTGCTGCGCCAGGCGCTGCCGCACTACCGCCGCCTGTCCCGCGAGGACGAACGGGGACGTCAGGGGCTGGCCTTCTGCCTGCACGACCTCGGCAGCAGCTATGCGGCGGCCGCCTGGGGAGTGACCGCCGCCCGCGCGGTTCCCGTGCTGCGGGAGGCGTACGAGCTGCGGGTGGAGCTCTCGGCCCAGGACCCGGGACACGAGGTCCACCTGGCCGACACCTGCGCGCAGTTGGGCCGTGCACTGATGTCGACGAGCCGCTTCCACGAGGCCGTCCGCATCGCGGAGCACGAGGTGCGCCTTCGGCGCGGGCTTTTCGGCACGGACCCGGCCGGCCAGGAGCAGGCTCTCTACCTCGCCCTGTTGCGGCTGGCCGAGGGGCAGGCCATGACGGGACACGACGCCGCCGCCTGGCAGACCGCCCTTCAGGCGGAGGAGGCCTGCCGGGCGCTGACCGATAGCCCCGGTCTCCCGCCGGTCCGGATCGCGTTCCTGCTGCAACGACTGGCCCGGGCGTTGAGCCTGTGCGGCAGGCAGGACTGGCGCCGGGCCGTCCGTGCCGTGGAGCCGGCGCGGCGGGCCGTCCGCATCTGTCGCGGCCTGGTGGATCAGGACCCGGACCAGGCCCAGGCCGACCTGACGTGGAGTCTCCGCGTGCTCGCCACCGTTCTGGACCGGGTCGGCCGCCACGACGAGGCCGTCGAAGCACAACTGCGAAAAGGAGCATGA
- a CDS encoding DUF4913 domain-containing protein encodes MTSPRDEGQDESLDDIRRDEQEAARSGELFYGNVNEFVVDRLVYLLTPPAPASGRVWCTEWYRHAQALSRLDSLWRAWEMLRFDPSLGMSNWWLHHADPHWAALTDPVTGPFAQCVGGHRTPAPVQVMEPPDGLFFDQRQSPSRDPFALD; translated from the coding sequence ATGACGTCACCCCGCGACGAGGGTCAGGACGAGTCGCTCGACGACATCCGACGCGACGAGCAGGAGGCCGCCCGCTCGGGAGAGCTGTTCTACGGCAACGTCAACGAGTTCGTCGTCGACCGGCTGGTCTATCTGCTGACCCCGCCCGCGCCGGCGTCCGGACGGGTCTGGTGCACGGAGTGGTACCGGCACGCTCAGGCGCTGTCCCGGCTGGACTCCCTGTGGCGGGCCTGGGAGATGCTGCGCTTCGATCCCTCTCTGGGCATGTCGAACTGGTGGCTCCACCACGCGGACCCGCACTGGGCTGCCCTGACGGACCCGGTCACGGGGCCGTTCGCGCAGTGCGTGGGCGGCCACCGCACGCCTGCGCCCGTGCAGGTCATGGAGCCGCCGGACGGGCTCTTCTTCGACCAGAGGCAGTCGCCGTCCAGGGACCCGTTCGCCCTCGACTGA
- a CDS encoding DUF2165 domain-containing protein has product MSTNTSPHTRALSLTAALLTASVALYIALVAFGNITDFGTNQAFVQHVLAMDTTFKDDDLMWRAITNKGLQNAAYVLIIVWETLAALVLAYGTWLWSRRDHTRARTVSTYGLLMLLLLFGAGFIAIGGEWFSMWQSKTWNGLEAATRVIVFTGFVLIVNHLPFRDTDKTA; this is encoded by the coding sequence ATGTCCACCAACACATCCCCCCATACCCGGGCCCTCTCGCTGACCGCCGCACTCCTCACCGCGAGCGTCGCCCTCTACATAGCCCTCGTGGCCTTCGGCAACATCACGGACTTCGGTACCAACCAGGCGTTCGTACAACACGTTCTGGCCATGGACACCACGTTCAAGGACGACGACCTGATGTGGAGAGCCATCACCAACAAGGGCCTGCAGAACGCTGCTTACGTCCTCATCATCGTCTGGGAGACCCTGGCCGCCCTCGTCCTCGCCTACGGCACCTGGCTCTGGTCCCGCCGCGACCACACCCGCGCCCGCACCGTCTCCACCTACGGCCTGCTGATGCTCCTGCTGCTCTTCGGCGCCGGGTTCATCGCGATCGGCGGGGAGTGGTTCTCCATGTGGCAGTCGAAGACGTGGAACGGGCTGGAGGCGGCAACCCGCGTCATCGTGTTCACCGGGTTCGTCCTGATCGTGAACCACCTGCCGTTCCGGGACACGGACAAAACCGCCTGA
- a CDS encoding pentapeptide repeat-containing protein — protein sequence MGARRPGQRRRAPERNGARAALPTAAGAGDPWQRAGLVAAMLPGLAAVAALVFTWVSVWQVSQELTISQQGQSADRFDRAIERLDDGSANIRRGAVFSLQGVMEDYPRLQPAVISALSEYIHDHASKKPVTPDKAPDIQAALSVLGQRDPAHDRGRAIDLRGVRLDDIDLRRANLGGANLAGAVLSHSNLEGSVLSGADLHGAVLNATVLTGADLSNARLDSARLRAAVLVSADLRNASLHKADLRKADLTDADLGGADLSAAELAGVDGDPPTSQPSATPGSPRPAGPRDAAR from the coding sequence GTGGGAGCGCGTCGGCCGGGACAGCGCCGGAGGGCGCCGGAGCGCAACGGCGCCCGTGCCGCCCTGCCGACGGCCGCCGGAGCGGGGGATCCGTGGCAGCGGGCGGGTCTCGTCGCGGCGATGCTCCCGGGGCTGGCGGCGGTCGCCGCACTGGTCTTCACCTGGGTGTCCGTGTGGCAGGTGTCCCAGGAACTGACCATCTCCCAGCAGGGACAGAGCGCGGACCGGTTCGACAGGGCCATCGAGCGGCTGGACGACGGCTCCGCGAACATCCGCCGAGGCGCCGTCTTTTCACTGCAGGGCGTGATGGAGGACTATCCGCGGCTCCAGCCCGCGGTGATCTCCGCCCTGTCCGAGTACATCCACGACCATGCCTCCAAGAAACCGGTCACGCCGGACAAGGCGCCCGACATCCAGGCGGCGCTCTCCGTGCTCGGCCAGCGCGACCCGGCCCACGACCGCGGCCGCGCCATCGATCTCAGAGGCGTCCGGCTGGACGACATCGACCTCAGGCGGGCCAACCTGGGCGGGGCGAACCTCGCCGGCGCGGTCCTCTCCCACAGCAACCTGGAGGGCTCGGTACTGTCCGGCGCCGACCTTCACGGCGCCGTCCTCAACGCCACCGTGCTGACCGGCGCGGACCTGTCCAACGCCCGCCTCGACTCCGCCCGGTTGAGAGCCGCGGTCCTGGTGAGCGCGGATCTTCGCAACGCCTCGCTGCACAAGGCGGACCTGCGGAAGGCGGACCTGACCGACGCGGACCTGGGCGGAGCCGATCTCAGCGCGGCGGAGCTCGCCGGAGTCGACGGGGACCCGCCGACGTCGCAACCGAGCGCCACCCCCGGCTCCCCGCGCCCGGCCGGCCCGCGGGACGCGGCGCGATGA